A single Oncorhynchus tshawytscha isolate Ot180627B linkage group LG01, Otsh_v2.0, whole genome shotgun sequence DNA region contains:
- the LOC112255000 gene encoding ubiquitin-conjugating enzyme E2 D4 isoform X1 — translation MALKRIQKELHDLQRDPPAQCSAGPVGEDLFHWQATIMGPTDSPYQGGVFFLTIHFPTDYPFKPPKVAFTTKIYHPNINSNGSICLDILRSQWSPALTVSKVLLSICSLLCDPNPDDPLVPDIAHIYKQDKEKYNRLARDWTQKYAM, via the exons ATGGCTTTGAAAAGAATACAGAAG gagtTGCATGACTTGCAAAGGGACCCTCCTGCTCAATGCTCAGCTGGACCAGTTGGAGAGGACT TGTTTCATTGGCAAGCCACCATCATGGGACCT ACTGACAGCCCGTATCAGGGAGGAGTATTCTTCCTCACCATCCACTTCCCCACAGACTATCCCTTCAAACCACCAAAG GTAGCCTTCACAACGAAAATCTATCACCCAAACATAAACAGTAATGGTAGCATTTGTCTGGACATTCTGAGGTCACAGTGGTCCCCAGCACTTACAGTTTCGAAAG TTTTATTGTCCATATGTTCTTTGCTATGTGACCCAAACCCAGATGACCCCCTAGTCCCAGACATAGCACACATCTACAAGCAGGACAAAGAAAA GTACAACAGATTAGCAAGAGATTGGACTCAAAAGTATGCAATGTAA
- the LOC112255000 gene encoding ubiquitin-conjugating enzyme E2 D4 isoform X2: protein MALKRIQKELHDLQRDPPAQCSAGPVGEDLFHWQATIMGPTDSPYQGGVFFLTIHFPTDYPFKPPKVAFTTKIYHPNINSNGSICLDILRSQWSPALTVSKVLLSICSLLCDPNPDDPLVPDIAHIYKQDKENF, encoded by the exons ATGGCTTTGAAAAGAATACAGAAG gagtTGCATGACTTGCAAAGGGACCCTCCTGCTCAATGCTCAGCTGGACCAGTTGGAGAGGACT TGTTTCATTGGCAAGCCACCATCATGGGACCT ACTGACAGCCCGTATCAGGGAGGAGTATTCTTCCTCACCATCCACTTCCCCACAGACTATCCCTTCAAACCACCAAAG GTAGCCTTCACAACGAAAATCTATCACCCAAACATAAACAGTAATGGTAGCATTTGTCTGGACATTCTGAGGTCACAGTGGTCCCCAGCACTTACAGTTTCGAAAG TTTTATTGTCCATATGTTCTTTGCTATGTGACCCAAACCCAGATGACCCCCTAGTCCCAGACATAGCACACATCTACAAGCAGGACAAAGAAAA CTTCTAG